One Chanodichthys erythropterus isolate Z2021 chromosome 22, ASM2448905v1, whole genome shotgun sequence DNA window includes the following coding sequences:
- the cldnb gene encoding claudin b produces MVSAGLQLLGTALAIIGWIGAIVVCAMPMWKVTAFIGNNIVTAQTSWEGIWMSCVVQSTGQMQCKVYDSMLALSSDLQAARALTVIAIVIGILGIMLAMAGGKCTNCVEDESSKTKVGITAGVIFIIAGVLCLIPVCWTANTVIQDFYNPLVNSAQKRELGAALYIGWGAAALLIIGGALLCCNCPPKEETGKYTAKYNATPRSDASAPSGKNFV; encoded by the coding sequence ATGGTGTCTGCTGGGCTTCAATTACTGGGCACTGCCCTGGCCATCATAGGATGGATCGGAGCCATTGTGGTCTGCGCTATGCCCATGTGGAAAGTTACAGCCTTCATTGGCAATAACATTGTCACGGCACAGACTTCATGGGAGGGAATCTGGATGAGCTGCGTCGTACAGAGCACCGGACAGATGCAGTGTAAGGTCTACGACTCCATGCTGGCCCTCAGCTCAGACCTTCAGGCTGCCCGCGCTCTCACCGTCATTGCCATCGTGATTGggatcctgggcatcatgctaGCGATGGCTGGCGGCAAATGCACCAATTGCGTTGAGGACGAGAGCTCCAAAACCAAGGTCGGTATCACTGCCGGTGTGATTTTCATCATAGCTGGGGTGCTGTGTCTGATCCCGGTGTGCTGGACGGCCAACACCGTCATCCAGGACTTCTACAACCCCTTGGTGAACTCAGCACAGAAGAGAGAGCTGGGAGCAGCACTTTACATCGGCTGGGGGGCCGCCGCCCTGTTGATCATCGGGGGAGCTTTGCTCTGCTGCAACTGCCCACCAAAAGAGGAAACAGGAAAATACACAGCCAAATACAATGCTACCCCTCGCTCTGATGCCTCTGCACCCTCTGGCAAAAACTTTGTGTAA
- the LOC137013094 gene encoding claudin-4, with protein MASQGIQIMGIMLAMVGWLGAIFTCCMPMWRVTAFVGANIVTAQIIWEGLWMSCVVQSTGQMQCKVYDSMLALSQDLQASRAMVVISIMAGVFGFLMAVVGGKCTNCLEDETVKARACIVSGVVLIIAGFLLLIPVCWSAHTLVRDFYNPLVTASQRRELGACLYIGLGSGGLLVLGGGLLCWNCPSNDNGPYTAAKHTHRRSVTPAMDYV; from the coding sequence ATGGCATCTCAAGGCATCCAGATCATGGGCATCATGCTTGCCATGGTAGGCTGGTTGGGGGCCATCTTCACCTGTTGCATGCCAATGTGGAGGGTCACGGCCTTTGTTGGAGCAAATATCGTCACAGCACAAATCATCTGGGAGGGTTTGTGGATGAGCTGTGTCGTGCAGAGCACCGGACAGATGCAGTGTAAGGTCTACGACTCAATGTTGGCCCTATCACAAGATCTGCAGGCTTCCAGAGCCATGGTTGTCATCTCCATCATGGCAGGCGTCTTTGGATTCTTGATGGCTGTGGTCGGAGGAAAGTGTACCAACTGCTTGGAGGACGAAACAGTCAAAGCCAGAGCGTGCATCGTCTCAGGTGTGGTTTTAATTATCGCTGGCTTTCTCCTCCTGATACCTGTGTGCTGGTCTGCCCACACTCTTGTCAGGGACTTCTACAACCCTTTAGTAACAGCATCCCAGCGGCGGGAGCTGGGAGCCTGTCTCTACATAGGCTTGGGATCTGGGGGCCTCTTGGTGCTGGGTGGTGGGCTTCTTTGTTGGAATTGCCCGTCCAATGACAACGGGCCCTACACGGCAGCCAAACACACCCATAGAAGATCTGTGACCCCAGCAATGGATTACGTGTGA
- the cldn29 gene encoding LOW QUALITY PROTEIN: claudin 29 (The sequence of the model RefSeq protein was modified relative to this genomic sequence to represent the inferred CDS: inserted 2 bases in 1 codon; deleted 2 bases in 1 codon; substituted 1 base at 1 genomic stop codon): MASLGLQIXGVALSFVGLLGSILTCALPMWKVTAVTAFIGRNLVTAQIIWXRSVIQSTGHMECKVYVSMLALPVDLQVARALLVISILLSVVGILLALVGAKCNTCIENKTAKARVVISAEAFIIIAGLLCLTQVCWSANTIVRDFYNPLLTDWQRRELGASLYVGWAAAGLLLTGGAILCCQCPSKDAKNPAPKSNVSEKESV, encoded by the exons ATGGCATCTTTAGGGCTGCAGATATAAGGGGTTGCCCTGTCATTTGTTGGGTTACTGGGCTCTATCTTGACCTGCGCCCTTCCGATGTGGAAGGTTACAGCC GTTACAGCCTTCATCGGCAGAAACCTCGTGACGGCGCAGATCATTTG ACGGTCTGTGATACAGAGCACGGGGCACATGGAGTGCAAAGTGTACGTTTCAATGCTCGCGCTGCCTGTGGACCTGCAAGTCGCGCGCGCTTTGCTCGTAATTTCCATCTTGCTCTCTGTCGTCGGCATTCTCCTGGCGCTTGTAGGGGCGAAATGTAACACCTGTATCGAGAACAAAACCGCCAAAGCAAGAGTTGTCATATCTGCGGAGGCGTTTATCATAATCGCCGGACTGCTGTGTCTCACACAAGTCTGCTGGTCGGCGAACACCATCGTCCGGGATTTCTACAACCCGCTCCTGACGGACTGGCAGAGACGGGAGCTCGGGGCGTCGCTCTACGTGGGCTGGGCTGCCGCAGGGCTGCTGCTCACTGGAGGCGCGATACTCTGCTGTCAGTGTCCGTCGAAAGACGCCAAAAACCCGGCACCAAAATCAAACGTCTCGGAAAAAGAAAGTGtataa
- the LOC137013255 gene encoding claudin-like protein ZF-A89 isoform X1, which produces MASAGLQILATALAVIGWLGDIIICALPMWKVTAFIGTNIVTAQIFWEGLWMSCVQQSTGQMQCKVYDSMLALPQDLQAARALVIISILVTFLGILLAVAGGKCTNCIDDRDAKAKVGVAAGVFFLVGGILCLIPVCWCANTVIRDFYNPVLSEAQKRELGASLFIGWGASRQILAVCLAVLGLCGTILVCALPMWKVTAFVGANIITAQVFWEGLWMNCVLQSTSHMQCKVYDSVLALTKDLQAARALICASIAVSVVAVGLSVVGANCTNFYREERLKKANLGIAAGAVYIVAGVTCLVAVSWSAYVIIVDFYNPLAEAGRKGELGASIYVGWVAGVLLIVGGGLFISTYSSRC; this is translated from the exons ATGGCATCTGCTGGACTTCAGATTTTGGCCACTGCCCTCGCGGTTATTGGCTggttgggagatatcattatcTGCGCACTCCCCATGTGGAAGGTTACGGCGTTTATTGGCACTAACATCGTGACCGCGCAGATCTTCTGGGAAGGCCTCTGGATGAGCTGCGTGCAGCAGAGCACAGGTCAGATGCAATGCAAGGTCTACGACTCCATGTTGGCGCTACCGCAAGATCTCCAGGCCGCTCGTGCTCTTGTTATCATCTCCATCCTCGTGACCTTCCTGGGAATTCTTCTGGCCGTCGCTGGAGGCAAGTGCACCAACTGCATTGACGACCGGGACGCCAAGGCCAAAGTAGGGGTCGCAGCCGGGGTGTTCTTCCTGGTGGGCGGTATTCTCTGTCTGATCCCGGTCTGCTGGTGCGCGAACACCGTCATCCGAGACTTCTACAACCCCGTCCTGTCTGAGGCTCAGAAGCGGGAGCTGGGAGCGTCGCTGTTCATCGGATGGGGCGC GAGTCGACAGATCTTGGCTGTATGTCTGGCTGTGTTAGGCCTATGTGGTACTATTCTAGTATGTGCATTGCCTATGTGGAAAGTGACAGCCTTCGTGGGAGCAAACATCATTACAGCACAGGTTTTCTGGGAAGGCTTGTGGATGAACTGCGTCCTGCAGAGCACCAGCCACATGCAGTGCAAAGTGTATGACTCTGTTCTGGCTCTGACTAAAGATCTACAGGCAGCTCGGGCTTTGATTTGTGCTTCTATCGCTGTCAGTGTGGTTGCTGTTGGACTGTCGGTTGTTGGGGCCAATTGCACCAACTTCTACAGAGAAGAGCGGCTTAAAAAGGCCAACCTTGGAATAGCAGCTGGTGCAGTCTATATAGTTGCAGGTGTAACCTGCCTTGTTGCTGTCAGCTGGTCGGCGTATGTCATTATTGTGGACTTCTATAATCCTCTAGCAGAAGCGGGGAGGAAAGGAGAGCTAGGAGCTTCCATCTATGTCGGATGGGTGGCCGGTGTTCTGCTAATCGTAGGTGGTGGGCTGTTCATCAGCACATACTCCAGCAGATGTTGA
- the LOC137013255 gene encoding claudin-4-like isoform X2 codes for MTLGRQILAVCLAVLGLCGTILVCALPMWKVTAFVGANIITAQVFWEGLWMNCVLQSTSHMQCKVYDSVLALTKDLQAARALICASIAVSVVAVGLSVVGANCTNFYREERLKKANLGIAAGAVYIVAGVTCLVAVSWSAYVIIVDFYNPLAEAGRKGELGASIYVGWVAGVLLIVGGGLFISTYSSRC; via the exons atgacattagg TCGACAGATCTTGGCTGTATGTCTGGCTGTGTTAGGCCTATGTGGTACTATTCTAGTATGTGCATTGCCTATGTGGAAAGTGACAGCCTTCGTGGGAGCAAACATCATTACAGCACAGGTTTTCTGGGAAGGCTTGTGGATGAACTGCGTCCTGCAGAGCACCAGCCACATGCAGTGCAAAGTGTATGACTCTGTTCTGGCTCTGACTAAAGATCTACAGGCAGCTCGGGCTTTGATTTGTGCTTCTATCGCTGTCAGTGTGGTTGCTGTTGGACTGTCGGTTGTTGGGGCCAATTGCACCAACTTCTACAGAGAAGAGCGGCTTAAAAAGGCCAACCTTGGAATAGCAGCTGGTGCAGTCTATATAGTTGCAGGTGTAACCTGCCTTGTTGCTGTCAGCTGGTCGGCGTATGTCATTATTGTGGACTTCTATAATCCTCTAGCAGAAGCGGGGAGGAAAGGAGAGCTAGGAGCTTCCATCTATGTCGGATGGGTGGCCGGTGTTCTGCTAATCGTAGGTGGTGGGCTGTTCATCAGCACATACTCCAGCAGATGTTGA
- the LOC137013257 gene encoding claudin-4-like, whose protein sequence is MVSAGRQILGICLAMIGFLGSIVICGLPNWKVTAFIGANIVTSQTIWEGLWMNCVVQSTGQMQCKVYDSLLALPQDLQGARALVIIAIIAGVFGILLCLVGGKCTNFVEDEASKAKVAIASGIIFIIAGILVLIPVCWTANTIIRDFYNPLLVDSQRRELGESLYIGWASAGLLFLGGGLLCSSCPPSEDVPHNVKYSQARSVDSSKAYV, encoded by the coding sequence ATGGTGTCCGCAGGACGTCAAATCTTGGGCATCTGCCTGGCTATGATCGGCTTCTTGGGAAGCATCGTCATTTGTGGCTTGCCCAACTGGAAGGTGACAGCATTCATCGGAGCCAACATTGTGACCTCGCAGACCATTTGGGAAGGTTTATGGATGAATTGTGTGGTTCAGAGCACAGGACAGATGCAGTGTAAGGTCTATGATTCTCTGCTGGCACTTCCTCAAGATCTGCAGGGCGCCAGAGCCTTGGTGATCATCGCCATCATCGCTGGGGTGTTTGGAATCCTCCTGTGCCTCGTGGGAGGAAAATGCACCAACTTTGTGGAAGACGAAGCATCTAAAGCAAAGGTCGCTATCGCCAGCggcatcatcttcatcatcgcTGGAATTCTTGTCCTCATTCCCGTCTGCTGGACTGCGAATACCATAATCAGGGACTTCTACAACCCtttgttggtggacagccaaaGGAGGGAGCTCGGGGAATCGCTTTACATTGGCTGGGCTTCAGCCGGCTTGCTTTTCCTGGGTGGAGGTCTCCTCTGCAGCTCTTGCCCACCGAGTGAGGATGTTCCCCACAATGTGAAGTATTCTCAAGCCAGATCTGTGGACAGCAGCAAAGCTTATGTATAA
- the LOC137012277 gene encoding claudin-4-like, whose amino-acid sequence MASLGMHMLASALALLGWTGALLSCIMPMWRVTAFIGTTIVTSETMWEGIWMSCVIQSTGQMQCKPYESTLALSSDLQAAWALTVMSILLGAVGLVLAFIGGKCTIFMGSSKRSKARIATAAGVTLIVAKILCIIPVSWSAGIVVQTFYNPLMTNSQRREIGGAIYVGWGASVINHSPSLPEPNKCQSLSRTRCCGQSPS is encoded by the coding sequence ATGGCTTCCCTTGGCATGCACATGCTGGCGAGTGCCTTGGCCTTACTGGGATGGACTGGAGCCCTCCTGTCCTGCATCATGCCAATGTGGCGTGTGACAGCCTTCATTGGAACCACCATTGTCACCTCAGAGACCATGTGGGAGGGCATTTGGATGAGCTGCGTGATACAAAGCACAGGCCAAATGCAGTGCAAACCGTACGAGTCCACGCTCGCACTAAGCTCAGATCTGCAGGCCGCTTGGGCTCTCACGGTCATGTCCATCCTTTTAGGAGCGGTGGGCCTTGTTTTGGCCTTCATCGGAGGAAAATGCACCATCTTCATGGGCAGTTCCAAAAGATCCAAAGCCAGAATTGCAACAGCGGCCGGAGTGACGTTGATCGTCGCTAAAATTCTCTGCATTATCCCTGTCTCCTGGTCAGCTGGCATTGTGGTACAAACGTTTTACAACCCGCTGATGACCAATTCGCAGCGCAGGGAGATTGGCGGTGCCATTTATGTTGGCTGGGGTGCATCTGTCATTAACCACAGTCCAAGCTTGCCAGAACCGAATAAATGCCAGAGTCTGAGCAGGACAAGGTGTTGTGGACAAAGTCCCAGCTGA
- the LOC137013256 gene encoding claudin-4-like, translating into MASLGMHMLASALALLGWTGALLSCIMPMWRVTAFIGTTIVTSETMWEGIWMSCVIQSTGQMQCKPYESTLALSSDLQAARALTVMSILLGAVGLVLAFIGGKCTIFMGSSKRSKARIATAAGVTLIVAGILCIIPVSWSAGIVVKTFYNPLMTNSQRREIGGAIYVGWGASVVLMLGGGMFCTTICKDKTEDDSGPSVKYLIVRSSQAGSSRAGSQRMRPISVRSMQSATPSVRSQWSQKVPMNQGRPPSTDSYQSKPSTTKSQLARAESITESEQDKGAWTKSQLIDDGLDQMLAPSESSETPEDAPKTYI; encoded by the coding sequence ATGGCTTCCCTTGGCATGCACATGCTGGCGAGTGCCTTGGCCTTACTGGGATGGACTGGAGCCCTCCTGTCCTGCATCATGCCAATGTGGCGTGTGACAGCCTTCATTGGAACCACCATTGTCACCTCAGAGACCATGTGGGAGGGCATTTGGATGAGCTGCGTGATACAAAGCACAGGCCAAATGCAGTGCAAACCGTACGAGTCCACGCTCGCACTAAGCTCAGATCTGCAGGCCGCTCGGGCTCTCACGGTCATGTCCATCCTTTTAGGAGCGGTGGGCCTTGTTTTGGCCTTCATCGGAGGAAAATGCACCATCTTCATGGGCAGTTCCAAAAGATCCAAAGCCAGAATTGCAACAGCGGCCGGCGTGACGTTGATCGTCGCTGGAATTCTCTGCATTATCCCTGTCTCCTGGTCGGCTGGCATTGtggtaaaaacattttacaaccCGCTGATGACCAATTCGCAGCGCAGGGAGATTGGCGGTGCCATTTATGTTGGCTGGGGTGCATCTGTCGTCCTCATGTTGGGTGGAGGAATGTTTTGCACCACCATCTGCAAAGACAAAACAGAGGATGACAGCGGTCCTTCAGTGAAGTACCTAATCGTGCGCTCGTCGCAGGCAGGGTCCAGCAGGGCGGGCTCGCAGAGGATGCGCCCCATCTCTGTGAGGTCGATGCAGAGTGCCACTCCATCTGTGAGGTCTCAATGGAGTCAGAAAGTCCCAATGAATCAGGGCAGACCTCCCTCCACAGACTCCTACCAGAGCAAGCCATCAACTACAAAGTCCCAGCTTGCCAGAGCCGAATCGATAACAGAGTCTGAGCAGGACAAGGGGGCGTGGACAAAGTCCCAGCTGATTGATGATGGTTTGGATCAAATGCTGGCCCCCTCTGAATCTAGTGAGACACCTGAAGATGCTCCAAAGACATACATTTGA
- the mettl27 gene encoding methyltransferase-like protein 27: MRAASTSTKVTLYILHMQATAGMANPSRTFSDVRNVILSAHKNTGAQDKVGFYETWAEDYEQDVALLDYRAPLLAAECVSSFFTGDREKATVLDVACGTGLVSGHLKQMGFRHLVGVDGSLRMLELAKKTGLYQQLTQCLLGQDEISAETYDVVIIVGALSIGQVPLTVVRELCDLTKPGGYVCMTTRGNADNREYKAELEQMIKALEEEQKWSRVTVVEVEEWERAVSEKDSGYIPGTIYLYQKSV, from the exons ATGAGGGCAGCGTCTACATCTACTAAGGTTACTTTGTACATATTGCATATGCAAGCGACCGCAG GAATGGCAAATCCCAGTCGGACCTTTTCTGATGTGAGGAATGTGATCCTGTCAGCCCACAAAAACACAGGGGCCCAGGATAAGGTTGGCTTCTATGAAACCTGGGCTGAGGACTATGAGCAG GATGTAGCGCTGCTGGATTACCGTGCCCCTTTGTTAGCAGCTGAGTGTGTGAGCTCATTTTTCACAGGTGACAGAGAGAAGGCCACTGTCCTGGATGTGGCCTGTGGAACAGGCCTGGTCTCTGGACAT TTAAAGCAAATGGGGTTTCGTCACTTAGTTGGAGTAGATGGAAGTTTAAGGATGCTGGAGTTGGCAAAGAAAACTGGACTTTATCAGCAACTTACACAGTGCCTGCTTGGTCAAGATGAAATTTCAGCTG AAACATATGATGTTGTTATAATCGTTGGAGCTCTAAGCATTGGGCAGGTGCCTTTGACAGTTGTCAGAGAGCTCTGTGATCTTACAAAACCAG GCGGCTACGTGTGCATGACTACAAGAGGGAACGCTGATAACCGGGAGTACAAGGCTGAGCTGGAGCAAATGATCAAAGCACTTGAGGAAGAGCAGAAATGGAGCCGTGTGACTGTTGTTGAGGTGGAGGAATGGGAGAGAGCTGTTTCAGAAAAGGACAGCGGGTACATTCCAGGCACCATTTATCTGTATCAGAAAAGTGTTTAG
- the nf2b gene encoding NF2, moesin-ezrin-radixin like (MERLIN) tumor suppressor b produces the protein MSILGLKKKQPKTFKVKVSTMDAEMEFSCEVKWKGKDLFDLVCRTIGLRETWFFGLRYTVKDTYAWLKPDKRVLDQEVPKDSPITFHFLAKFFPEKVEDELVQEITQHLFFLQVKKQILDEEIFCSPEASVLLASYAVQAKYGDYDPNFHKPGFLAQDELLPKRVLMQYQMTPDMWEEKITAWYAEHRNITRDEAEMEYLKIAQDLEMYGVSYFSITQNKRDTELLLGVDAQGLHIYSPNNKLSPNKSFPWSGIRNISYSEKEFTIKPLDKKTEVFKFYSSQLRVNKLILQLCIGNHDLFMRRRKVDSIEVQQMKAQAKEEKARKKVERQILAREKQMREEAERAKEDMERRLFQLQDEARMANEALLRSEETADLLAEKAQIAEEEAKLLAHKAAEAEQERQRLEVTALKTKEEKRLMEQKMREAEQLAVKLVEQSERRLKEADHLKQDLNEAKDAERRAKQKLLEITKTTYPLIAAYSSPPPPTGPENPDLALDMGGSIRMDFKDSDMKRLSMEIERERLEYMEKSKHLQDQLKELKSEIESLKLEEQQQAGIYSLRSYAEPPYIPHSNRNSAYMAQMAFYEEV, from the exons ATGTCGATTTTGGGTCTAAAAAAGAAGCAACCAAAGACTTTTAAAGTCAAAGTCAGCACCATGGATGCTGAAATGGAGTTCAGTTGTGAG GTCAAATGGAAAGGGAAAGATTTGTTTGACTTGGTGTGCCGTACCATCGGCCTGAGGGAAACGTGGTTTTTCGGCCTTCGATACACAGTGAAAGACACTTATGCCTGGCTGAAGCCTGATAAACGG GTTCTGGATCAAGAAGTTCCAAAGGACTCTCCgataacttttcattttcttgcCAAATTCTTCCCTGAGAAAGTTGAGGATGAGCTTGTTCAGGAAATTACTCAGCACCTCTTCTTTTTACAA GTCAAAAAGCAGATACTGGATGAGGAGATCTTTTGTTCTCCAGAAGCTTCTGTTCTTTTGGCATCATATGCTGTTCAAGCCAAG TATGGAGACTATGATCCAAACTTTCACAAGCCAGGTTTCTTAGCTCAAGATGAACTCTTGCCCAAAAGA GTGCTGATGCAGTATCAGATGACACCTGACATGTGGGAAGAGAAGATAACCGCTTGGTATGCTGAACACAGAAACATCACAAG GGACGAGGCTGAGATGGAGTATCTGAAAATAGCACAAGATCTAGAGATGTATGGAGTTAGCTACTTTTCGATTACA CAAAATAAGAGGGACACAGAGCTGCTTCTTGGAGTTGATGCTCAGGGTCTTCACATCTACAGCCCCAACAACAAGCTCAGCCCCAACAAATCCTTCCCCTGGAGTGGAATCCGAAACATCTCGTACAGCGAGAAAGAG TTTACTATCAAACCATTGGACAAGAAAACGGAAGTTTTTAAATTCTACTCCTCTCAGCTCAGAGTTAACAAACTG ATATTACAGTTGTGTATTGGGAACCACGACTTGTTCATGAGGAGGAGGAAGGTGGATTCCATAGAGGTGCAACAGATGAAGGCTCAGGCCAAAGAGGAGAAGGCCAGGAAAAAG gTTGAGCGTCAGATTCTTGCACGGGAGAAGCAGATGAGGGAGGAAGCAGAGCGAGCGAAAGAAGATATGGAGCGTCGTTTGTTCCAGCTACAGGACGAGGCTCGAATGGCCAATGAAGCTCTA CTGCGCTCCGAGGAGACGGCTGACCTTCTGGCGGAGAAAGCCCAGATCGCAGAGGAGGAGGCCAAACTATTGGCCCACAAAGCAGCTGAGGCAGAACAGGAAAGGCAGAGGCTGGAAGTAACAGCCCTCAAAaccaaagaagagaagagactGATGGAGCAGAAGATGAGAGAAGCAGAACAACTGGCAGTTAAACTTGTTGAGCAGTCAGAGAGGAG ACTAAAGGAGGCAGACCATCTAAAACAGGATCTGAATGAAGCTAAAGACGCAGAACGGAGGGCAAAGCAGAAACTCCTAGAAATCACCAAAACAACATATCCC TTAATAGCAGCATACTCCAGCCCTCCTCCTCCCACTGGGCCGGAGAATCCAGATTTGGCTCTAGACATGGGTGGCTCCATCCGAATGGACTTCAAAGACTCTGATATGAAGAGACTTTCGATGGAGATTGAGAGAGAACG GCTAGagtacatggaaaagagcaAACATCTTCAAGACCAGCTGAAGGAGCTCAAGTCAGAGATTGAATCCCTTAAGCTGGAAGAGCAGCAACAGGCTGGAATCTACAGCCTTAGGAGTTACGCTGAGCCTCCTTATATTCCGCACAGCAAT